The following coding sequences are from one Diadema setosum chromosome 9, eeDiaSeto1, whole genome shotgun sequence window:
- the LOC140233465 gene encoding dual specificity protein phosphatase 22-like — MGNGMSEVLSGIFVGNFRDSKDDTQLDNNKITHIISIHDNAKPLRPDKKYLCFCADDAPGQNLIQFFAESNQFIHECRLSGGRVLIHCLAGVSRSVTLTVAYMMTVTDYKWEDCLRAVKISRSVAHPNFGFQRQLQEYEYSRLAEFKQEIKLKYPEYSPEEDSQKMQELLEKYRKENQDPHEGFIYPLPRNAYNIRLRKEQEERERAAQQGDSQSQGGDMSKKEEGETRQEAETEMVYFDQQD; from the exons ATGGGGAATGGAATGAGCGAG GTGTTGAGTGGTATCTTTGTTGGAAACTTTAGAG ATTCTAAAGATGACACCCAGCTGGATAACAACAAAATCACTCATATTATTTCTATTCATGACAATGCCAAGCCACTCAGGCCT GACAAGAAATATCTGTGCTTTTGTGCTGATGATGCACCAGGACAAAATTT AATCCAATTCTTTGCCGAGAGCAACCAGTTCATTCATGAATGTAGACTGAGCGGAGGAAGGGTCCTCATACACTG CCTTGCAGGAGTGTCCAGGAGCGTGACGCTGACCGTGGCTTACATGATGACCGTCACCGACTACAAGTGGGAAGACTGTCTCAGAGCGGTCAAGATCTCGCGTTCAGTGGCCCACCCCAACTTTGGCTTTCAGCGACAGCTGCAAGAGTACGAGTATTCTAGGTTAGCAGAG TTCAAGCAAGAGATAAAACTCAAGTATCCCGAATACTCGCCGGAGGAGGACAGCCAGAAGATGCAGGAGCTCCTGGAGAAATACCGCAAGGAAAACCAGGACCCGCACGAGGGCTTCATCTACCCGCTGCCCCGCAACGCCTACAACATCCGACTGCGCAAGGAGCAGGAGGAGAGGGAGCGGGCGGCCCAGCAGGGGGACTCCCAGAGCCAGGGGGGAGACATGAGCAAGAAGGAGGAGGGCGAGACCAGGCAGGAAGCAGAGACTGAAATGGTATACTTTGACCAGCAAGACTGA